The nucleotide window TACAAGCCCAGAGGCCTTAGTTTAGAGTTTAAGCCAAAATCCATACTGGCCCctgagaccaaaaaaaaaaccgcACGTAGCCAAGCTCTCAGAGCCAGGCTGTAGAACAGAGGGCCAGATGGCGAGGAGAGGAAGGTAGGCTATAAGAGGAAGTTTGTGTTTCTCTGCAAAGCATGCACACTGGCCCTGAGAAAGATGGGTGTGTAACCCAAACATGCTGAAAGCACAAGGTCCCATTTTACTCAGAGTTGATGATGTCAGCCTATTGGCAGCCCATGCAAGGTCTGTGTCACACTGGAGGAGTCTGAGTCTGACCTCACTAGAAGAAGGGTCAGGGCCTTGACACTCAGTTCTGTAAATATGGAAGGTTGTTAGCAGGCACATTTCTAATTCAGATGACTTGAAATGCTCATGTAAGCCATTatcagagtttgtgtgtgtgtgtgtatgtttgtgtgcatatggcTGCTTTGAATGCATAATTGATAGCTAATTCTACATGTTGGTTTTAATTTAACACCACAGATGTTAAAAACCACAAAATCTAGTatgtaaaaaaaagtttgggaaataTATATACATCAAGCCCTGAATCTTTCACTGAGCCAGTCTGGTCTTCAGAAGAAAGGCACTTCCCGATAGGACTGTTGAAGAATCACTTCAGAACTACTAAGACATCACTTAGGAAGCCTGCGATCCAACGATCTGACTGCTCTTTACAACTCTTAAGCGGCTAATTGGCCATAATCTGACCCCTTTGCTCTGTGTATTGGCACAGCTAGTAGACAGACTGGAGAATCAATAGGGCTGGCCAGTAGAGAGCCACTGATGGGTATTGATTGCAGTCAGGCCTAGAGGCTCTGTTGATAAATCCGTTTTTAAGAGACGTGACTCAGCAAATGATATGGGGAAAGACGTCCCGACGtggttgttgtgttgtggtgttgggTGAATCACACCACGTATTCCCTTAAATAGGGAAGGTTATGGCTGTCTTATCTTGTCTGGTGTAATAAAAGGGTGCGGCAGTATAAtttgtgtacatactgtatggtcACGAGTTATGCAAAGTGCTTCATATGAAAACTCTGAATCATTCATTAACACATGAACTCATTTCGGTCAAGCCTTATTTCCTTGTAAGAAgacttttatttaattatttacagTTAGAACTGTCTGAAACCACATCTTTGACTCCGACTCTATTTACTTAACAGTAAATAATTGTGTATAGAGATATTGAGTGGCACATCCAGAACTTGTGCTCCAGGCAGTCGGATAAATGTTCTGTCAGGAATGCAGGCCCTTGTTTATCTCCACACCCATTTTAATAGGATAAACGAAGCACAATGGCAATTATCTTATAGGGCAGCACAAATACATCTGagagtcagaaagagagagagagagagagagagagagagagagaggcagaaagagagagagagagagagagagagagagaggcagaaagagagagagaccgacctGTTTTACAAAGAGAGGTGGTGGGAGATGGAGTTTGGCATAGTTCCCTTCCAAATTAATTTAGCTTGGCGTTGGTACAATGGGGGTTTTGTGACAGCGGTCcttgagaacaagagagagacagagagagaaaaaaacagaaagagagagaatgagagggcaTAAATGAGGGGAAAGCTGTCCTGTCCTCGCACTCTTTCACAGGAAAAGGTTGTGCAATAGAGTTGCCCTGTTCCCAGCAGACCCACCTCAATTGAAGTGCAACACAGCAGCTGTGTCTTTTTCACTCCTTCATGCAAGTGCTCGCCACATCACCCATCAACGTAATCAAACTAGCAAGCTTTGCATTCGGCCCGACCTCTTGGACTCACATTTGGAAATATTTGCCTTCTGAAGCCAGTATGCAAAGTCTAATTTGTTTGTCTTTGGGGAGTAATGGGATTGGCAAGCAAAGGATGCTGATCGTTGGCTGTACACACGCCCAACCCTCTCACCCTTCCCAGTGCACTACAACCTGCAACCTTTGAAATGCTGCAGCTGACGTGGTCTAACATGCTTTCCTCCTCCACCCATCTGTGTGGggatgtctgtctctttcttccccATGCTGTTTGGGTGATTGTTTGGGAGTAGCGGCAGCCGGGCCAGCTGAGCTGACATGGGCTTGAGTACTCTCAGCTGGCCATATTTGGCGTGGGTTTGACCATCTCCCTCCTCCCGGCTGTGAGCCTCACGGGCAGATCTCCCCGGCTTCCGACTCTCCTTCTAAGGGCATTCTTCTCTGAGTCAGGCACTCCTTTCCCCTTACACTGAGTCCAAGTGCAGACGTACATAGGCCTGTGCATTGCAGTGTCTGAAACATTATTAGCTTCTAGAGCTTTCTGTGCCTTCTAAAGGGATTCTCTGTCCTCTCCCACCTGAACTTTCTGCCCTCATCTttatattgttgttttttttctctctctctgtttctctctcagttTCTTATTCTGTCTCTCGTGTCTTTCTGTTTCACTGGTAACTCCTCATTGACATCCTATTTTTGGtgacacaagcaagcacacccAGACTGTCAAGCCACCATTTCCTCTTTGTCGTTTTCCGCTTTATCTTCAGGTTGAAGGGTGTCACAGTCAGGCTTTTGTTTGCCGCTCGTTCAGCGTTCTGCCTCATCTACCCCCCCCGAGCCTCTCTGCTGCTGCCTCTTTCTGAAAAACTGAGAAAGTCGGAGCGAAGAGATTACAAAAAAGGAGGCCATTCATCTCCCTGCATTCCATGGGACAGATCGGGtcataaataaaacaaacgAAGCACCGAGTATTTCGCTGACATGAGAGGATTTCCTGGCTCCTCTCTCGCACTCTGGAGGCCTGTGGGTAGCTCTGGCGTTACCATAATCGTAATGATAATAATTGCTTGCATTCCTCTGCAAATGGTTTTATCCAGCGTGACGCTGCTGCTGGCTAAAACTCGGCTGATGCTGGGCCGGAGAGAACGAGGTCAGGCGCTGGAGTAAAGGTGTTACGTTACAGCAGTGAAAGTACTGCAGATTAATGTTCAACCACCGCTCAGCCACCAAGCCAAATGTGCAACCTATCCTGACTCATGGTGAATGAACTCAGTAGTCATGTTTACAGCATAGAGACTCTCTGCTGAGCTGTTTGTAAATTGTCaaaaggtaaacaaacttgGAAGTGAGCAAATGTAGGGGCCACAATTCAATGGCACCTATTTTGTTTATATGCAGTTGTTAcaaatgagggagagaaagtaacATGGATTTGTTCTCACACAAGAAACTACAGAAGTGTAGAAAAGCACCATTGCTTCACAGCATGCAGTGAAAGGAAGAAGTTAGGCTCAGCACTGAGAAATAGACTGACTTCCTTCCTCTCAACTGTAACACTTCTCCTCAGATAAGAGCCAAAACAGTCACAAAGCACTGAAAAGTAGACTGTGACCTTTATATGAGGCCAGTCCACCTCCATAAAATGTTACTGGACTTGACCCACTTCAACCTGATATTACATAAATGAATATAGGAATTTCTGACTGAATAAGTGTTCAATGTAATGCAGTACTTACTGCTGAACAAAGTACAAAACATCTGAAGTTAACATTTAATCTTCAGATGTCAAAGCTACTTTCAGCTGACATTTGATGGTGAGAGTTGTGGGTGTGATAGGAATGGATTGTTCTGGGAGCCCAGAAGGTCACGGTTAGGAGTAAAAAACACCAATCATGCATAAGACATAGGGCCGGTTTCCTGTACATGATCACTGTCTGAAGCTAAAAGGGAATGTCCACTGAGGTTTTAGTCTAGGACTAGACTTAATCCATGTATGGGAAACTGGCGCGGAAGGGAAGTGGCTGGTGACTTGGGTCTTCTTATATTGTGTCAATGTAAAATTCCCCATCTCTTACCCTACATTGCACTCCACAGATCAAGAAACAGCAGCAGGATGTCATGGGATTCCTGGAGGTCAACAAGATCCAGTTCGAGGAGTGTGATATCGCCAACAGTGAGGAGAACAGGAAATGGATGCGGGAGAACGTGCCGGTAGAATCCAGACCCACTACGGGAAACCCTCTGCCTCCTCAGATCTTTAATGAAGAACGATATTGTGGGGTTAGTCCAAGGCATCAAAATAAATATTACCCGTCATCTCTGTGTTCATGAACTAtacgtttgtctgtgtgtgtgtgtgtgtgtgtgtagaaatcttttgttttttatattattgttgttgttataatGTTGTTACATCTTGGTTTTGGTTCCTACACTTACACATTGTCAGCTAAGAATTAGCAACATAAATAAATTTGTttttgcaacattttttttttctttctcaaaaGTGCACTTGCACCTTGTTAATTTTTAGCTGACAATATTTTGAAGATGCTACAGTATCTCTTAACATAGCCAGGCGTAGCTGATCTTTCCAATTTTCAATTTCACACAAAATCTCCATATTCTCAGAATGATGAATTTCTTGGCCATTTCATGCTAAAACGTCAACTCAGTTGAAATTTAGCTGCTGATTGCAGAGCCAGTGACATTTTTTCACGTGTTGGCTCACAGCAAGTGAGCCCAAGTAGTCAAAAAATGCAAGCCTTGCAGCATCTTTAATCAATTTAAATTGGAGAATCAACAACACATCACTCATGACATGATGAATATCCTACTCGAGGCGATGGTAAGGTTTAGAAGCACAAACATGTTCTTCAGTAGCTTCTTTGTTTGCTACTGAAGCTGTGAAGAGGaactgtttgtatttgtgtcagTGAGTGAGCTAGAACTATCTGTCCATGAGGCTTTATTCAGTGTTTGTTTAGTGTATTTTGCTTTACCTTTGCATTAGTCCTGCATAAGTATGAATTAGACAGCTGGTATGTAACAAAATCTGTGtatatgaaaatgaaaacccGAGCAGCATTGAATTTCACAGACAATAGAGATGGCTAGCCTAAGGACAAACACACCTGCTATGAGAGAATGGATACACACCCACTCCACATGACTTAAGTTTGGTgtgtttgaacacacacacacacacacacacacacacacacacacacaaatgggtgTCTCTTTTTACCAAGGTAGGCAAATTCCTGGTCTGTTAGTGCTACCACAGGCTACTGAACAACAATCAACTGAGCTCAATCAGAATCACTCAGGATACACTGATCATCTACAGTTGCTGACATATTGATTGCTCTCTGTTAGTGTGCTAAGctaaagaaatcaaaaggaaatGTGCTGTGATTTTTCCATAAACACCGTTTGCATTCTCTGCTCTATTTTTCAGAACTATGAGGACTTTTTTAATGCCAGAGAAGACAACATTGTCTATGCATTTCTAGGCTTGATTGCTCCACCGGGGTCAAAGGTGAGGGTATTGCTGTCTGTTTGAATCAGCTCACTTTTACTCTTACAGTGTGGAATGTTCCCCAATTCCccacacatatacgcacgcacacacacacacacacacagatcacagtCACAGAGGCACAAAGCTAATTTTTATTCATACAGTGTGGACACATGCTAAACCCCAAACagaaactgtagcctacatgtgttCACTAgcagcatgcatgcacagacacacacacacacacacacacacacacacacacacacacacacacacacacccctccccatgGCAGTCCTTCATCCAAGCGGTGTGTGTGATCAGAGCAGTGTGAAGGGAGCTGGACACAAGTCCTGGCAGCAACAACATTAGGCCCAATGGGAACTGGCAGACCAGACCGCTGCCCACTGGGGAGACTGCTCGTCCCCACAGAGAACtgggcaaatgtgtgtgtgtgtgtgtgtgtgtgtgtctgtttgtatgtctatgtgtgtaaggGCTCTGTCTAGCACTGGGAGGCAGATCGTTAATTAAGCTGTGTCTCATAAAGGCTCACGCATCAATAGGTCCAGCatcctgcctgtctgtctgccaccactaccagagtgtgtgtgtgtgtgtgtaagaacgAGACCATAAGCTCTCACAGTCACATAGCCCTCTGCTGCCCCCTGACTGCTCAGTCTGGTATTGCAGTGGGTGGGGCATTGTGAGCTGTGGTGGTAAAGAAAGGCCTTTTTTGGCTTTTCCTCCTTCTTTTCACCTGCTATGGCTCATTGTTTATGCAGGAGTCACTGCAAGCAATTTTATGCTTCCttgctctctcttacacacacacatatacccaaaACACATTTAATGCTACAATATGCTGCCAGATGTGCTGCTAACTGAGCGTTGGTGCTGCTAACTGACCATTGGTTATTGGTGCTAATTATGGTCTGTCTCTGCTCCACTCTCCCTCACTGGGTTTCCTAAGTGATGACTCCATCACTGTTGTTTTCCCTGATTTTAAAATTCAAAtataaattaatatatattaattaaattaataataaataaaataaaataaaattaataaataaattcatAAGGCCAACATTGCAGGATGTATAATAGCAAACAGAAGCATGGCCCCCTTTAGAAACAAGGGATATCAGATGAAAAGAAATTACGTGCTGTATTTTAGAAGTATACATATCCACGGCACATCCACATACATATCCACAGCACTTTAATGTGAATGTGGTTTTAACCTAAATTGCAGTCTTACCTGATCTATAAGTCCTGTACTGGTCTTACCTcagtttctctcctctctttcacagGAGGCGGAGGCTGCCGCTAAGAAAGGACTGCAgtagtctctttctttctttctctctctatcccggCACCTTTTCACTCCTATCTCTCTATCCACCCACCGCGCTGTCGCTGATGTTTCTGGTACTGCAGCTCAGCCCAGGAGAACCTCTCCACTCCAACCTGCATCTACAAACAGATCCTGaacaagaaaaagaaatcacATAGGCTTAGCATCTGCCCCAGTTTGAGCAGGCCTACATTCCTCCGTAACAATCCTCTGTGCTGTTGTTTCTGTCACTAAACATGAATGCCTTCTAACGTTGTTCACACGTGTTATTGTTTGTCTGTAGAGTAGAAACGCAGGTAATAGGGCTAACGGATAGTATCATGTAGCTTTTATTAGCGATTCGGTTTTCTTTTGTCCACCACCGTCCATGATTGTCAGAATAACTACCaataatgaatgtgtgttttgGTGAGCTTATTCAGTCAGACAACAATATGTGGTCAGACTTCCAGACTAGTAAAATCATGTGTATGTCCTGTTACCTGTGACACATTGTATTAAGGATACAAGACCTAGTGCCTCTATCAAAACAATGCGCAATCCGTTGAATATTTGTAgcattcaaataaaaaaataataaaaaaagagtgAAAATTAACCCTTTGCTTGTAATAACACCTGGGACTGGTCCATACCTAAGCATTTAGTAGAAGTCAAAGGGCTACTATGACAATGATATGTAACAGTCTCTCCAGTTTGACCAGGTCCTGGTCACATTGGAGCCGACTGCAGTAGTCTTAATTGTGCTTTTTGTACGAATATTTTTGTGTATATCACTATGTGTCTATTTTGCTTCTGTTATTTGTACTCTCTTTGTTAATTGTGCACAATTTTCTACTTGATGGGGAAATAGAAGAAAGAATGATAAAATACAACGAAGATGAAGAACATgccaaaaaaatgaatgaatatgTTATGAAAGGGAGCAGAGAAATAAAACATGGTATTGTGATCTGAGTGTTATGTCTCTTGTCTTGTATTGCTGACTTTCCATTGAGGAGCCGAACTAGCAGGCCCTGTTCGACAATGTCATCCTACATATTTTGGGAACCACTACTCTGCTGCCATCCTTGCTTCTGGTATTAATGTTTTTTGTGGTAATCTCTCTCTTGTCAAGTTAAATCTGGGAACAGTAAATTATGTTTTCAGTAGATAACTTTTCCCAGAATTGTCACCATTTACACACAGATGTAAGGCATGAACTATCCGACCAAATGTTCTGAGTGGAAAAAAGTATTATTGTCTCGGCATTAAGGGGAATGCCTGAAGTATTCATGGGTGTTTTATATAGTGTAAAAAGGATAGTCATACTTCCTGATATACAGTATTTCTCAATAATAGTTCTCAAACTATTCAATGTAGATCTTGTACACAGTTTGTAGAGTGTATGAATATTAGGAACATTTCCATTCATATTGTTTCAGTTCAGTTAAGTTACAAGGAATGTGATGGAGGATTGTCTTGTTTATTTGTAAATAAAAGTAACCTGTTTAGTACATGGCAGATGCTTAAATGTCATTCTGATTCTACATTACAACTTGAACTTTCGTTTAAGTTGAAATGCCTCCCACAGCTCTGGCtgtgctcacttcctgttttcaGAATGGAGAAAGAGGACCTTCTGGTGCTGGGGGAATCTCTGTTCCGTCCAAGCATGGTTAAGACCATGGATTAAGAGACCAAAAGCAACCAAGATCTGACAGTCAACAATGGTGTGATATTCATCTTGTTACCTTATCAACAACAGGTAAGATGGTCTGCTGGTATGTGTTTTATTACAGGCAACCTAATGAGTCAAGATACAGTCAATTATTATTGAGCTTTACGCAATAACATGCTGCTTTCTGAGTCAAGAATGTATTCTTAATAAGTTAGACCAGATGCTATGACATTGCATAATATCCACCACATTATTACATAACCCAAACGGCTGATCATGAAAAGATAGAGTACATGCCATTATGTTGCAATAATATTAAAGCAAACAGATTTTATAGCCCATTTTACTGTTATCCACACAGATTCTTCAACATTTTACACCATCTCTGCTTGCACCTCCTCTGTGGGTTTATTTGGACGTGCCAATGCTTGCAGAGGGTTTCTTGAGAGTCCTGTGCTATAAAGACAGCACAGAGTCTGACCCAGATGCTCATGGCTTTTCTTCTACTCAATCTATTCACTTTGAGCGGCCAGGTGGACATCAGAGACACAAACAAGCGCAGAGAGGTGAGAGCCAATGATTTTACTGGACATGTTTTCTTTCAAGTTTGATCTAACATTATACGGAGTCAACACATCCCGGGGAGACATGAGAGTGTTTTTTGGCCCACAAAGGTTGctttgtgattttgtttttgatggtaaatatGCTTGGCTTTTAATTGGCCGCTgtgggaaatcccctacctatagcacaagGAATTTAACACCTATCCTGTATCCTATATCTGAAATAGGTCAAAAAGGATCAATAATGATATATATGGTTTTGGTTTGCTTTAAGTCACAGTATTTTCAATGTTGTCTTCCAATAAAGCTGTTGCTCTGAAAGAGGAAGTGGAGCAGGTGGATTTTGAGCTGGGTACAGTCCAAAGCATGGGTGGTGGTGCTGTATCCATCCCGAAACCCACAATCTTCCGCTCCAGCCCTGAACCTTACCCCAGATGTACACCCCAGGGGCCACTGCAGCCCACGAGTCTCTATACCCAGTTCTGCTCCAGTCTGCCCCAAAGGGGCCAACAGCAGACGAACAATGATTTCAGAGAGCAGGATGACTACAGACCTGGTGAGGATGCCCCTGCGCTTCCCCTGATAGACCCCATAAGGCGGAGGTTGGAGGCAGTTGCACCGGACCACGGTTACCTTGCAATGGACAGCAGCATCACTCTCCAGGGTGGTGAGCCTTTGACCAACTCCATGCTGAACGGCTACCTGGAGAGCAAGCTGACGGAGGTGTACAGTCAGTATCTTCAGGAGAGGCTGGTACGGCCAGGCACATCCCCTAGATGGAGCCTCCTGGCGCCACTGCCTCCGGGATATGTAGTTCAGCAGCTCAGTCACCAGGTGGCGCTGGAGCAGGGCCTGGAGGTGGATGAGGCTCGTAGCCTAGTGCTCAGCTACATGCACACCCAGGGAGGGGACAGTAGGGCTGTCAGCTCCCATTTCAGCTCCCCGGTCCTACGGATCTCAGAGCTGGAGAAGTGACCCATGCAAGACCTACACATGCCTTGATAATCTCATGTCAAATCACAGAATCTTCTCTGTCATTACTATCATTTGGTCATCTGCCTCATTCCTGTCTCTCTGATCTGGAGCAAGTTGTGGACTACTGTGTTGAATGCATTTAACCTTATATTGACATAATTTCAGTGTTagtataataaataatataaaacaaAGAGAAAGATATTTGCATTTCTTTCAATATATTTTCTTCACTATGTTTACATTTAAGGAAGTCATTTTAGTGCCTATTACAATGATATAGCGGCGGGTACAGTAACAGTAAAGTTCAGTCCCGACGCCTTGATGGGCGCTAGCACCCATACATAGTGTTTCAGGTTGGTGTAGGAGCGTTTCAGCTTGCCACTCATAGATTCCATTTGAGGATAAAATGCTATATTAGAATGTGTCGCCAAGATTTTTAATGAGGAATTAACAGCATTATCTCAAAATCCCATAACTAACACAGTATAATTTTTGAGTCACCTGTTCATCTAGTAAATTAAAGGGAAGTTCTGGAGTTAACAACCTGGGGTCTACAGTATTTGTGGTTGATAACTGGTTCGTTTTGGAGCAAAATTATGTTACGTTTACGTTTTGAGACCATTGTTTCCATTAGCAACAAAATGATTTATAACGAGTTGcagcgggcacacacacacgtcaaaagAAATCGTATTTTCAAACCACTGACAACTTTGGCGGAAGTATCCATAGAGTTCCTACAGATAAACCGAATTATTGCAAACGTTGAAAGTGAACAGAGAGGCTATGATAAGGAGGGTTTCTGAAGGCAACACGTCGCGTTCATGGGCATCCTTTTTGGGCAacctttttcccagtgaaaacgtCATCATTCACGTCACTTCATGTGGGAATCAGAGGTGggaactggggctagattttgctaacagagtttcccagttaggggctcgtcatcacttttgtcgtcacgttgtagttcgtttgtagtacATGTGGCCTTTttatgtccaacagttttaatgtgaacttgggaatttgtcgtttttgtcacttgaaagctgcatatttattttcacaagtgtcttacactatatttttaagcaaatacagttgttatTTGAGATTAGTGAGCGTATATTTTAACCTTTGTTAGTCAAgtcattttatttgtatagcacatttaaatgaacaacagttgacccaaagtgctttacaggtTAGAGCAGGGAAGGCAGAATCAATATGCCTTGAAGATACATAGACAGGTGTGCAAGACCCCATGAATATAGTTAAATAATGTAAAATAGAATAaaacagggcagccgtggcctactggttagcgcttcggacttgttaccggagggttgccggttcgaaccccgaccagtaggcatggctgaagtgcccttgagcaaggctccccgagcgccgctgttgttgcaggcactgcgccgggattagtgtatgcttcacctcactgtgtgctgagtgtgtttcactaattcacagattgggataaatgcagagaccaaatttccctcacgggatcaaaaaagtatatatacttaaaacaaatgtatatgtactatgtaatttatatgtatttatgtgtactATATCTAtagtacacataaacacacacacacacacacacacacacacatatatactgtgagtgagtatgtgaagCCTTACAATGTGATGGTAAAATGTAATGGTGTTAGAATGTACATGGaggtagtgctgggcggtataaccaaaaatgtatatcacggtatttttaaaaattcttacggtttcacggtatatgacggtatttttcccccatgcataatcagatgttcacagcattttctacaggttgagagaggaattgctgcagtacattgactaaggatggtctattttactgtcatgatgtggaataactccacactagtggtaatgcatggccccagaaaatgatgctgtttacaaagagccaatCATGATTCTAATgcatcagaatgcaaagacgattgcagtcaaaatacagaacttttactgtgcaaatttcacaaacatcttgtataaaaccaatacaaaaagtagtgcaatttgcaataattatacttttttgaaaattatacaatataaaataaaacctctctgctaatatgcttactctgacaaataggcctattagaaacatgccttattgttattgtgtggtttgcaTGATGTTAGtgggctaacgttaacttcatgtggatgtggatgtcttcttagcctgccatgagcttcggttcggttcgctaggcaaaacattaacaaaaaagttcgttTTGGTGCATGACAGTCAGgctcatttctaactagccagctagttttgctcagttcatgtctataacat belongs to Alosa sapidissima isolate fAloSap1 chromosome 20, fAloSap1.pri, whole genome shotgun sequence and includes:
- the sh3bgrl gene encoding SH3 domain-binding glutamic acid-rich-like protein produces the protein MVIKVYIASSSGSTSIKKQQQDVMGFLEVNKIQFEECDIANSEENRKWMRENVPVESRPTTGNPLPPQIFNEERYCGNYEDFFNAREDNIVYAFLGLIAPPGSKEAEAAAKKGLQ
- the LOC121694492 gene encoding uncharacterized protein LOC121694492, producing the protein MLAEGFLRVLCYKDSTESDPDAHGFSSTQSIHFERPGGHQRHKQAQRAVALKEEVEQVDFELGTVQSMGGGAVSIPKPTIFRSSPEPYPRCTPQGPLQPTSLYTQFCSSLPQRGQQQTNNDFREQDDYRPGEDAPALPLIDPIRRRLEAVAPDHGYLAMDSSITLQGGEPLTNSMLNGYLESKLTEVYSQYLQERLVRPGTSPRWSLLAPLPPGYVVQQLSHQVALEQGLEVDEARSLVLSYMHTQGGDSRAVSSHFSSPVLRISELEK